A genomic stretch from Malus domestica chromosome 15, GDT2T_hap1 includes:
- the LOC103441496 gene encoding cytochrome P450 CYP82D47-like, whose product MEFSFPFLNTAIAGLFAVLLFSYYFIQKFRAATNSRGSKPPKLAGGLPLLGHLDLFGGSQLPHITLGALVDKYGPIFTFNIGIHSALVINTWEAAKECFTTNDSIVSSRPATLGIKHLSYDFAMFGFSPYGPYWRKIRKLTSLELLSNRRLELLKSVRVSEVEMRLKKLYKRWTERKDGGSSADISVEMKQWFGDLTLNVILRMIAEKRVLNVVNGNSNDEKEARAWQKAMREFFHLVGMFVLGDAIPWLWWLDLGGHQKAMKKTAKALDSIVMGWLEEHKQRRAKGQDQQDFMGVMLSVLDGAHVSGFDTDTVIKATCLSLILGGSDTTMVTLIWTLSLLLNNRHALKKVHEELDKHVGKERLVNESDISNLVYLQATVKEAMRLCPAGPISGQREFTEDGTVGGYHVPKGTWLLVNLWKIQTDPRVWADPMEFKPERFLTTHKDIDVRGQHFELMPFGSGRRACPGITFGLQVTLLTLAGFLHAFDVSTLKNAPVDMTGSVGLTNMKLTPLDVLVKPRLTPQIFMN is encoded by the exons ATGGAATTCTCTTTCCCATTCCTAAACACTGCCATAGCTGGACTCTTTGCCGTACTTCTATTTTCGTACTATTTCATACAAAAGTTTAGGGCAGCTACCAATTCCAGGGGTTCCAAACCACCAAAATTGGCAGGTGGGTTGCCTCTGCTAGGTCATCTCGATCTATTCGGAGGATCCCAGCTTCCCCATATAACCTTGGGAGCCTTGGTTGACAAATACGGACCAATTTTCACCTTCAACATTGGCATCCACTCAGCTCTGGTGATAAATACTTGGGAGGCTGCCAAGGAGTGCTTCACCACCAATGACTCCATTGTTTCCTCCCGTCCCGCTACCCTAGGGATTAAGCACTTGAGCTATGACTTTGCTATGTTCGGCTTTAGCCCCTACGGTCCATACTGGCGCAAAATACGCAAACTTACATCCCTCGAGCTACTCTCAAACCGAAGGCTCGAGTTACTCAAAAGCGTTCGAGTATCCGAAGTGGAGATGCGTTTAAAAAAGCTGTATAAGCGATGGACCGAAAGAAAAGATGGTGGATCGTCGGCCGATATTTCGGTGGAGATGAAACAGTGGTTTGGGGATTTGACTCTAAATGTGATTTTAAGGATGATTGCCGAAAAGAGAGTCCTTAATGTTGTTAATGGCAATTCGAATGATGAGAAAGAGGCAAGAGCGTGGCAAAAGGCCATGAGGGAGTTCTTTCACCTGGTGGGAATGTTTGTGTTGGGAGATGCTATTCCTTGGCTTTGGTGGTTGGATTTGGGCGGTCATCAGAAGGCTATGAAAAAAACTGCCAAAGCGTTGGACAGTATTGTTATGGGATGGTTGGAGGAGCACAAGCAGAGAAGAGCTAAAGGCCAAGATCAGCAAGATTTCATGGGTGTGATGCTTTCAGTCCTTGATGGAGCACATGTTTCAGGCTTCGATACTGATACAGTCATCAAAGCAACATGTTTG AGTCTGATTCTTGGAGGGAGTGACACAACCATGGTGACTCTGATATGGACACTCTCGCTACTTTTGAACAACCGTCACGCTTTGAAGAAAGTTCATGAAGAACTAGACAAGCATGTTGGTAAAGAAAGGCTAGTGAACGAATCAGATATCAGCAATCTTGTCTACCTGCAAGCAACTGTTAAAGAAGCAATGCGTTTATGTCCTGCTGGACCAATCTCTGGCCAAAGGGAATTCACCGAGGACGGCACGGTCGGAGGCTACCATGTTCCGAAAGGCACGTGGCTGTTGGTGAACCTGTGGAAGATCCAAACCGATCCACGGGTTTGGGCCGACCCGATGGAGTTCAAGCCGGAGAGATTTCTCACCACCCATAAAGATATTGATGTTAGGGGTCAGCATTTTGAGCTCATGCCTTTTGGTAGTGGTAGAAGAGCATGCCCTGGTATAACTTTTGGCCTTCAAGTGACGCTTTTGACTCTGGCTGGTTTTCTACATGCGTTTGATGTCTCAACTCTGAAAAATGCACCGGTTGATATGACCGGAAGCGTCGGACTTACAAATATGAAACTCACCCCTCTCGATGTCCTCGTCAAACCGCGCTTGACTCCCCAAATCTTTATGAATTAG